In the genome of Triticum urartu cultivar G1812 chromosome 5, Tu2.1, whole genome shotgun sequence, one region contains:
- the LOC125508203 gene encoding probable 2,3-bisphosphoglycerate-independent phosphoglycerate mutase: MAAAAGARSRVAFVLVDGIGDVTIPSLGGRTPLEAAAAPRLDAVAAAGVVGLMDPVEPGLACGSDTAHLSLLGYDPRVYYRGRGAFESMGAGLAMAPGDIAFKSNFATLDESTGVIVSRRADRHFEEEGPILCAALDGMKLPSFPEYEVRVRYATEHRCGVVVKGPRLSGNISGTDPLKDNRLHLKAEPLDDSEEAKNTAAVVNELSKEITRILVSQPINAKRAVEGKNIANVVLLRGCGIRIEVPPFETKHGLTPCMVAPTKIIAGLGLSLGIDILEAPGATGDYRTLLTSKAKAIAKALSAPLDTPPRVFVPGEDEYKAGRENGYDFGFLHIKAIDDAGHDKAVKLKVRGLEAVDRAIGQLARLLWEAEKSGQYQYFLCVTGDHSTPVEYGDHSFEPVPFAICRLRDFVGAIGEDNVMNTPLDDFPLPSVKSGEDLTDDSEPAEHKPEERKAFSGDKVCEYTEIAAARGCLGRFPGSEMMGIIKKFMKAKND, translated from the exons atggcggcggcggcgggggcgaggAGCAGGGTGGCGTTCGTGCTGGTGGACGGGATAGGGGACGTGACCATCCCGTCCCTCGGCGGGCGTACACCGCTGGAGGCGGCCGCGGCACCGCGGCTGGACGCTGTGGCGGCGGCTGGGGTGGTCGGGCTCATGGACCCCGTGGAGCCCGGGCTCGCCTGCGGCAGCGACACGGCGCACCTCTCCCTCCTCGGGTACGATCCCCGCGTATACTACCGCGGCCGCGGCGCGTTCGAGTCCATGGGCGCCGGCCTCGCCATGGCCCCGGGCGACATCGCCTTCAAG TCGAACTTTGCTACATTGGACGAAAGCACGGGGGTTATCGTCAGCAGGAGGGCGGATAGGCACTTTGAGGAGGAAGGCCCAATCCTCTGTGCTGCATTAGATGGGATGAAGCTTCCATCGTTTCCCGAATATGAAGTGAGAGTCAG GTACGCTACTGAGCACAGATGTGGTGTGGTTGTCAAAGGACCAAGGCTAAGTGGAAACATTTCCGGAACTGATCCGTTGAAAGACAACCGCTTGCATCTAAAGGCTGAACCTTTGGATGATTCGGAAGAAGCCAAAAACACCGCAGCTGTGGTTAACGAGCTCTCTAAGGAGATCACGCGTATACTGGTTTCTCAACCCATCAATGCAAAGCGTGCAGTTGAGGGGAAGAATATTGCTAATGTTGTGCTATTGCGAGGCTGTGGTATCCGGATTGAG GTACCTCCCTTTGAAACCAAGCATGGACTCACGCCGTGCATGGTAGCTCCTACCAAGATCATAGCCGGGCTGGGGCTGTCATTGGGCATTGATATCCTTGAAGCACCTGGAGCAACTGGAGATTATAGAACTCTCTTAACTTCCAAGGCAAAAGCTATAGCCAAGGCACTCTCTGCTCCTCTGGACACGCCACCTCGTGTTTTTGTGCCTGGAGAGGATGAATATAAAGCCGGAAGAGAAAACGGATATGACTTTGGTTTCTTGCACATCAAG GCTATTGATGATGCTGGCCATGACAAGGCTGTCAAGTTAAAGGTGCGAGGCCTGGAAGCTGTTGACCGGGCTATTGGTCAGCTTGCAAGGCTCCTGTGGGAAGCTGAGAAGTCCGGGCAGTACCAGTACTTCCTCTGTGTCACTGGAGACCACTCTACTCCGGTTGAGTACGGAGACCACAGCTTCGAACCTGTCCCGTTTGCGATATGCCGGCTGAGAGATTTTGTGGGAGCAATTGGGGAGGACAATGTGATGAACACCCCCCTCGACGATTTCCCACTGCCTTCGGTTAAGTCCGGAGAAGATTTAACCGATGATTCAGAACCAGCGGAACACAAGCCTGAAGAGCGTAAAGCTTTTAGCGGCGATAAAGTGTGTGAATACACCGAGATTGCTGCTGCAAGGGGCTGCCTTGGGCGGTTCCCTGGAAGTGAGATGATGGGCATCATCAAGAAGTTCATGAAAGCAAAGAATGATTAA
- the LOC125508206 gene encoding protein RTF1 homolog, giving the protein MPDPNLDDLLLQAAGRTVGKGGQSRQSNQRWQQHGRRAGGSYSGGSGSDGSDDGDSDSDVALSHPRKRLPPGSQVPLKKRHQTGKGGGRGGGGYDDEDPDDEGRRSGGEDSDSAPSVGSDLYKDEDDKEQLENMTELQREMILAERSTRIDDYKLKKLARASSSKTDKARKDSPPPPPSRLRASARTDRSATKSALDELRAKRMRQQDPEGYRNRFKDLVPKSGGSPNRRRAGTPPSDGSNDGGNRGRMNDHVGIAEDNRDDEFDESPSRLDPLKFDDVKSITLRRSKLVKWFMEPFFEDLVSGCFVRLGIGKTKSGTPKYRLCIVRNVDANDPDRQYKLESYETCKYLNVVWDNEANAARWQMTQVSDSPVLEEEFKEWLQEAEKNGVRIPTRQEVLEKKEAIIEAYNFVYSAATVQRMLKEKSAVRRPMNVAAEKDRLRDQLEMALVRRDDAEAERIRARLNHLQKIAQPMSTNEKAAKLEEMNRKNRAENFKNASEMKAVNTSLKAGEAGYDPFSRRWTRSRNYYAAKPEGEAENAEAVNGNSDNVIAVTEAVKGGVRVGTAVTASALVAAAEAGKLVDTNAPLDLGTETNPLHNFELPISLAVLEQYGGPKGQFEAYMARKQKIEATMGYKIPDNDGRRHALTLSVSDYKRRRGLL; this is encoded by the coding sequence ATGCCGGACCCTAACCTGGACGATCTGCTCCTCCAGGCCGCGGGTCGGACCGTGGGGAAGGGCGGCCAGTCCCGGCAGTCGAACCAGCGCTGGCAGCAGCACGGGCGCCGCGCTGGGGGCTCCTACTCCGGCGGGAGCGGCTCCGATGGCTCCGACGACGGCGACTCCGACTCGGACGTCGCGCTGAGCCACCCGAGGAAGAGGCTGCCGCCGGGCTCGCAGGTGCCGCTCAAGAAGAGGCACCAGACGGGGAAGGGCGGCGGCCGGGGAGGAGGAGGGTACGACGACGAGGACCCTGATGACGAGGGGAGGCGGAGCGGGGGTGAGGACTCCGACAGCGCGCCGTCCGTCGGGAGCGACCTGTACAAGGACGAGGACGACAAGGAGCAGCTGGAGAACATGACGGAGCTGCAGAGGGAGATGATCCTGGCGGAGCGGAGTACCAGGATCGACGACTACAAGCTCAAGAAGCTGGCACGGGCGTCCTCGTCCAAGACGGATAAGGCCCGGAAGGACAGCCCTCCCCCACCGCCCAGCCGGCTGCGGGCCTCGGCCCGGACTGACAGGTCTGCCACCAAGAGCGCACTCGACGAGCTGCGAGCCAAGAGGATGAGGCAGCAGGATCCGGAAGGGTACCGTAACAGGTTCAAGGATCTGGTTCCCAAGAGTGGCGGCTCGCCTAATAGACGCAGGGCTGGAACCCCCCCGAGCGATGGCAGCAATGATGGCGGTAACAGGGGGAGGATGAACGACCATGTTGGGATTGCTGAGGATAATCGGGATGATGAGTTTGACGAATCACCAAGTAGACTTGACCCTCTCAAGTTTGATGATGTGAAGAGCATAACCCTTCGGAGGTCAAAGCTGGTGAAGTGGTTCATGGAACCCTTTTTTGAGGACCTTGTATCTGGTTGCTTTGTGCGGCTTGGGATTGGCAAGACAAAATCAGGCACCCCCAAGTACAGGCTGTGCATAGTTAGAAACGTGGATGCTAACGACCCAGATCGGCAGTACAAACTGGAGAGTTACGAAACATGCAAGTATCTCAATGTTGTATGGGATAATGAAGCTAATGCTGCTCGGTGGCAGATGACTCAGGTCTCCGACTCTCCTGTCCTTGAAGAAGAGTTCAAGGAGTGGCTTCAAGAGGCTGAAAAGAATGGCGTACGCATACCAACCCGGCAGGAAGTGCTGGAGAAGAAAGAAGCCATTATAGAGGCCTACAATTTTGTGTATTCAGCAGCTACTGTACAGCGGATGCTGAAAGAGAAATCAGCTGTGAGACGTCCTATGAATGTTGCTGCTGAGAAGGATAGGTTGAGGGATCAGTTGGAGATGGCCCTGGTCCGGAGGGATGATGCAGAAGCAGAAAGGATCCGTGCAAGGCTGAATCATCTGCAGAAGATTGCTCAGCCAATGTCAACTAATGAGAAGGCAGCAAAGTTAGAGGAGATGAACAGGAAGAACCGTGCTGAGAATTTCAAGAATGCATCAGAAATGAAAGCTGTTAATACAAGTTTGAAGGCTGGAGAGGCTGGTTATGATCCTTTCTCAAGGAGGTGGACAAGATCGAGGAACTATTATGCAGCAAAGCCAGAAGGAGAAGCAGAAAATGCTGAAGCCGTCAATGGCAACAGCGATAATGTAATAGCTGTGACGGAAGCTGTGAAGGGTGGGGTGCGAGTTGGTACAGCAGTCACAGCTTCAGCTCTAGTAGCAGCTGCTGAAGCTGGGAAGCTGGTTGATACCAACGCACCTTTGGATCTCGGGACAGAAACGAATCCGCTACATAATTTTGAACTTCCTATATCATTGGCTGTTCTGGAGCAGTATGGTGGACCCAAAGGTCAGTTTGAGGCCTACATGGCAAGGAAGCAGAAGATAGAAGCAACGATGGGTTACAAAATCCCTGACAATGATGGAAGGAGGCATGCTCTAACTCTCTCTGTGAGCGACTACAAAAGGCGACGTGGTCTTCTTTGA